One genomic region from Spirosoma sp. KCTC 42546 encodes:
- a CDS encoding DNA topoisomerase IV subunit B: MAELLNQSVQYNEDSIRSLDWREHIRLRPGMYIGKLGDGSAADDGIYVLIKETIDNCIDEHVMGFGKTIDVRVTDHRVEVRDYGRGIPLGKVVEVVSKINTGGKYDSGAFQKSVGLNGVGTKAVNALSTYFRVQSFREGRTVWAEFERGELKQKGEDTTTERNGTLICFEPDDTVFKNFHFIPQFLENMIWNYCYLNAGLTIAFNKQKYISQNGLLDLLRDKTKKDEDSLRYPIIHLKGNDLEIAMTHGNQYGEEYYSFVNGQYTTQGGTHLNALKEAVVETVRRHFDKNYEVSDIRSSIIAAVSIRVQEPVFESQTKTKLGSQNMSPEQNAQSVSSFVKDFVKERLDNYLHINPAVRDALKKRIEQSERERKELAGIKKLANDRAKKASLHNKKLRDCRNHLPDLKADDRYQSTLFITEGDSASGSITKSRNVQSQAVFSLRGKPLNCFGLTKKVVYENEEFNLLQHALDIEEGLDGLRYNRIVIATDADVDGMHIRLLMLTFFLQFFPDLVRNGHLYILETPLFRVRNPKNHKETTYCYSEDEKQKATDKLIKSGKKVEITRFKGLGEISPDEFGLFIGENMRLEPVIMEKETSVPKLLSYYMGKNTPDRQRFIIDNLRIEKDVDEVALV, from the coding sequence ATGGCAGAATTGCTGAATCAGTCAGTTCAATACAACGAAGACAGTATCCGCTCGCTGGATTGGCGCGAGCACATTCGCCTGAGACCAGGCATGTACATCGGCAAACTTGGCGATGGATCGGCTGCCGATGATGGCATCTATGTGCTTATTAAAGAAACCATTGACAACTGCATCGACGAACACGTAATGGGCTTTGGCAAGACCATTGACGTTCGTGTCACGGACCATCGGGTAGAGGTGCGCGACTATGGCCGGGGTATTCCACTGGGAAAGGTTGTTGAAGTCGTTTCGAAAATAAACACGGGTGGTAAATACGACTCGGGAGCGTTTCAGAAGTCGGTGGGCCTTAATGGCGTGGGTACAAAAGCTGTAAACGCATTGTCCACCTATTTTCGCGTGCAATCGTTCCGTGAAGGCCGCACCGTCTGGGCCGAATTTGAGCGGGGCGAACTCAAGCAAAAGGGTGAAGATACCACCACTGAACGAAATGGTACACTGATCTGCTTCGAGCCCGACGATACCGTATTTAAGAATTTTCATTTCATTCCGCAGTTTCTGGAGAATATGATCTGGAACTACTGCTATCTGAATGCTGGCCTGACCATTGCCTTTAACAAGCAAAAATATATTTCGCAGAACGGGCTGCTGGATCTGCTTCGTGACAAGACCAAGAAAGATGAAGATTCTCTTCGATACCCTATCATTCACCTGAAAGGGAACGATCTCGAAATTGCCATGACCCACGGCAATCAGTACGGAGAAGAATATTACTCATTTGTGAATGGTCAATACACAACGCAGGGCGGCACACATCTGAACGCACTTAAAGAGGCTGTCGTTGAAACAGTTCGTCGTCACTTCGACAAAAATTATGAGGTATCGGATATTCGGTCCTCAATCATCGCAGCTGTTAGTATCCGGGTTCAGGAGCCTGTTTTTGAGTCACAGACAAAAACAAAGCTTGGCTCACAAAACATGTCGCCCGAGCAAAATGCCCAATCGGTAAGCTCGTTCGTAAAGGATTTTGTTAAAGAACGCCTGGATAATTACCTGCACATTAACCCCGCCGTACGTGATGCCCTTAAAAAGCGAATCGAACAGTCGGAGCGGGAGCGCAAAGAACTCGCCGGTATCAAAAAATTGGCCAATGATCGTGCCAAAAAAGCAAGCCTTCACAATAAAAAATTACGCGATTGCCGTAACCACCTGCCCGACCTGAAAGCCGACGATCGGTACCAGTCTACATTGTTTATTACGGAGGGAGATTCGGCCAGTGGCTCTATTACCAAATCGCGCAATGTGCAGTCGCAGGCCGTGTTCAGTTTGCGAGGTAAACCGTTGAATTGCTTCGGACTGACCAAAAAAGTGGTGTATGAAAACGAGGAATTTAACTTGCTTCAACATGCCCTGGATATCGAAGAAGGACTGGACGGGCTTCGTTACAATCGAATTGTGATTGCTACCGATGCTGATGTCGATGGCATGCACATCCGTTTGTTGATGCTGACGTTTTTTCTTCAGTTTTTCCCCGATCTGGTGCGTAACGGCCACCTCTATATTCTTGAAACGCCCCTATTCCGGGTTCGGAATCCGAAAAACCATAAAGAAACAACCTACTGTTATTCGGAAGACGAAAAGCAGAAGGCTACGGATAAATTAATAAAAAGCGGCAAAAAGGTAGAAATCACCCGATTCAAAGGATTAGGAGAAATTTCGCCGGATGAATTTGGCCTGTTCATTGGTGAAAATATGCGTCTTGAACCCGTAATTATGGAGAAGGAAACCTCTGTTCCCAAATTACTTAGCTATTATATGGGCAAGAACACGCCCGACCGCCAACGGTTTATTATTGACAATCTACGTATCGAAAAAGATGTAGACGAAGTCGCGTTGGTGTAG
- the pheA gene encoding prephenate dehydratase, with product MTLDSLRNNIDALDDQLLTLLNQRMELVRQVGELKRSTNAVIYRPEREKQIIDRLHEQNNGLLNRPAIEAIFLEIFAVSRNLELPERVAYLGPEGSFTHQAAESRFGALSTYMALPTIRSVFESVETGRVRFGVVPIENNQEGVVSEAIDLLLEKNLSIAAEAEIPVHFTFATKAENLADITHVYSKDIAFRQCSRFLHDSFDGFKAEFVPVESTSKAAKMASQNPNAAALCSSIAAKLFDVPVLFDNIEDSDLNRTRFLILAKDFVNQPSGHDKTTLIARLPNTESPGVLAEFLQEFNARRINLTKIESRPLRDGATFRYWFLLECEGHASDPDLQEILNHHSAEVKLLGSYVRVA from the coding sequence ATGACTCTTGACTCTCTCCGTAATAACATTGACGCCCTCGACGATCAATTACTGACATTGCTGAATCAGCGCATGGAACTGGTGCGCCAGGTGGGTGAACTAAAGCGTTCAACCAATGCCGTTATCTATCGTCCCGAGCGCGAAAAGCAAATCATTGATCGGCTTCATGAGCAGAATAATGGTTTGTTGAACCGTCCGGCAATTGAGGCCATCTTCCTGGAAATCTTTGCCGTGTCCCGCAATCTGGAACTGCCCGAACGCGTGGCCTATCTGGGACCCGAAGGCAGTTTTACGCATCAGGCCGCCGAAAGCCGTTTTGGAGCTTTGAGCACCTATATGGCGTTGCCAACGATTCGATCCGTATTCGAGAGCGTCGAAACGGGGCGGGTTCGATTTGGCGTCGTGCCTATTGAAAATAATCAGGAAGGTGTTGTTAGTGAAGCTATCGACCTGTTGCTCGAAAAGAACCTGAGCATTGCGGCTGAGGCTGAAATTCCGGTGCATTTTACTTTTGCAACCAAGGCTGAAAATCTAGCCGATATCACACACGTTTATTCTAAAGACATTGCTTTCCGGCAGTGCAGTCGGTTCTTACACGATTCATTCGATGGGTTCAAGGCTGAGTTCGTTCCGGTCGAATCGACCTCAAAAGCGGCTAAGATGGCGTCCCAAAACCCGAATGCGGCAGCATTGTGTTCCAGTATTGCGGCCAAGTTGTTCGATGTGCCGGTTTTGTTCGATAATATTGAAGACAGCGATCTAAACCGAACTCGTTTCCTGATTTTGGCGAAAGACTTTGTGAATCAACCCAGCGGCCACGACAAAACCACGCTTATTGCCCGTTTGCCCAATACCGAATCGCCGGGGGTACTGGCCGAGTTTCTTCAGGAATTTAACGCCCGACGGATCAACCTGACAAAAATTGAAAGCCGACCACTGCGCGATGGAGCCACGTTCCGCTACTGGTTTTTGCTCGAATGTGAGGGCCATGCCAGCGATCCTGATTTGCAGGAAATTCTGAATCACCACTCCGCCGAGGTAAAACTGCTGGGAAGTTATGTGCGTGTTGCCTAG